One segment of Marvinbryantia formatexigens DSM 14469 DNA contains the following:
- a CDS encoding DUF6906 family protein yields the protein MKQPKKLTCEQKKCLAAHCLNWREWMLVEKTDFYYRIINKKTGIIKSVDRFRRM from the coding sequence ATGAAACAGCCGAAGAAACTGACTTGTGAGCAGAAAAAATGCCTGGCAGCACATTGTCTAAACTGGCGGGAATGGATGCTTGTCGAGAAAACGGATTTTTACTACCGTATTATTAATAAGAAAACCGGTATAATCAAGAGCGTGGACCGATTTAGGAGGATGTGA
- a CDS encoding DUF5662 family protein: MSALYDQYLIQHRKNVKRAYGWFEENLPEILGSINTHAVDIRCNHDFSKNLPDEYSAYDAYFYGGNRSYEVVRDYYRAWLLHLHRNPHHWQHWILINDDPEEGTIVLEMPYRYIIEMICDWWSFSWAKEKPEEIFAWYDEHSKYMTLHPRTRKTIEHILTKMRQKLDEKTDTVS, translated from the coding sequence ATGAGTGCTTTATATGACCAATATTTAATTCAGCATAGAAAAAACGTAAAACGGGCTTATGGATGGTTTGAAGAAAATCTTCCGGAGATTTTGGGTAGTATAAATACGCATGCGGTAGACATTAGATGTAATCACGATTTTTCTAAAAACTTACCAGATGAATATAGCGCTTATGATGCATATTTTTATGGGGGAAATCGTTCCTATGAGGTTGTACGAGACTACTATAGAGCCTGGCTGTTACATCTCCACAGAAATCCACACCATTGGCAGCATTGGATTCTGATTAATGACGACCCCGAAGAAGGTACGATTGTCTTGGAGATGCCGTACCGTTATATTATCGAGATGATTTGCGATTGGTGGTCGTTTAGCTGGGCAAAAGAGAAACCGGAGGAGATATTTGCCTGGTATGACGAGCATTCCAAATATATGACGCTTCATCCTAGAACGAGAAAAACGATTGAACATATTTTGACGAAGATGAGGCAGAAGTTAGATGAGAAAACGGATACAGTCTCTTGA